The Pseudomonadota bacterium genome contains the following window.
GGGAAATCCCTCTTGCCGTGCTTCATTGTGAACGCGTTCAATCTTAGCTTCAGCGATCTGTTTTGAAAATATGCCGGCAACACCCCTGCCACCCTTATGAACCTGTAACATAATCTGGATAGCTTCAGCGGGGCTTTTCATAAAAACGGTCTCGACGATATGCGCAACAAACTCCATCGTGGTAAAGTCATCATTGAGCAGAAGTACCTTATAGTGTCTCGGCGCCTTTGTACGGGTCCTCTCCGCTACCTCTGTATCGGATGAATGACCAACTTTAGATCTTCCCATACAATTTTATACCAACTATTCACACCAGTATAACTTTTCTATAGCCACCATAGCCGTATCATTACAACCAAAGATTAGGTAGCTGCGTAATTAATAATAACCCCTTTGGTGCAGAGCTGCCTAACTATATGATACGGCACTATGGCCCACTCAAACAGCGCTAAACGAGATCTCAGATAGTTATCCCCTTATAAATACCTAGATTCCATGGCAGTACCCTTATTTCCCCCAGTAGAGCAAGCAGACCCCGATGGCCTTTTGGCTTTGGGGGGAGATCTTAGTGTCTCTTCGCTACTGCATGCCTACCTTAACGGCATCTTCCCCTGGCCCATTGCAGAGGAACTGTTAGCCTGGTTCGCTCCACCGGAACGTGCTGTGCTCTTCTTGGATGAATTTCACCTCTCGCGCCGTTTTCAACGCACTCGTAAAAGTGTGCCGTTTAACGTCCGTATCGATACTAACTTTCGGAGCGTTGTCGAGCGTTGTGCTGAGTTGAAAAATCGGGGTACTCAGGACGGCACATGGATTACCGAACAGATAATCGAAGCGTACTGTGAGCTCTTTAACGCCGGATACTGTCACAGCTTTGAAACTTACCTGAATGGCGAGCTAGTTGGGGGTGTGTACGGCGTTCAGATCGGTCAATTCTTTGCGGCGGAGTCGGCCTTCTATCGCAGCTCGGGAGCCTCAATGGTCGCCATGTGCGAGTTAGTTAACTACTTAAAACAGAACGGTGCAACCTGGTGCGACTGTCAGATCCTTACCCCTTTCTCTGAAGGTCTGGGGGCACGCCTAGTTCCACGGGAGCAGTTTATGCAGCTCCTACGCAGCTCCCTTGCCAGCTATGGTCTGCAAGGCAATTAAGCGCTAGATTTTGCTGTTACCCAGTCGACTATGCGATGAGCCACTTAATTAATCCTACACACGCTCCATTGCTCGCTCTCCAGCAAAATTGTACACACCCCGCTCTCTCTAGCCTCGCGCATAACAGCTCGGTCCT
Protein-coding sequences here:
- the aat gene encoding leucyl/phenylalanyl-tRNA--protein transferase, whose translation is MAVPLFPPVEQADPDGLLALGGDLSVSSLLHAYLNGIFPWPIAEELLAWFAPPERAVLFLDEFHLSRRFQRTRKSVPFNVRIDTNFRSVVERCAELKNRGTQDGTWITEQIIEAYCELFNAGYCHSFETYLNGELVGGVYGVQIGQFFAAESAFYRSSGASMVAMCELVNYLKQNGATWCDCQILTPFSEGLGARLVPREQFMQLLRSSLASYGLQGN
- the clpS gene encoding ATP-dependent Clp protease adapter ClpS, which codes for MGRSKVGHSSDTEVAERTRTKAPRHYKVLLLNDDFTTMEFVAHIVETVFMKSPAEAIQIMLQVHKGGRGVAGIFSKQIAEAKIERVHNEARQEGFPLKCIMEEE